The genomic stretch TGGATTGTATACTGTTCGTGCGTTTGTCTAAAAGGGTAAAATGGTATTCACTCCTATTGCCGGCAAACTCAAAATATAAATGGTTCTTGGTTTCACGGATGTTTTGAGCTGGTTTGTAGTAATTTGAATTGAAAATTTCATCTTGCCTTTCCCAATAGTTTTCCAGTTCAAATTTGGGTACACCCCTGTTTCCATAATCCAAGCTATATTTGACATAGACGCTGTCTTTGGTGACTGTGAGAAGATCTGTAGAGCCTACTACGGGAGGGAGGTTGTACTCATTTTTAGTAGGAGATGGGTAGAAAACCTGCCCATTGATTACCCCATACTGTTTTTCCACGAAGTAGGAGATCTGCCCGTCCTCCACTTTGATGAGATGGTGCTCTCCCAGATCTTCCTGACCCACCCGCTGGTTTGGAGGTAAATTCGTCCAGAGGTACAGCACATCATCAATCCGTACAAAATTCCTGAAGTTCTTGTCCCTGGGTAAATGTCCTAAGTTGTCAGTGCTGATATAGTCGAAGGTATTTAGATCGTATTTTTTGATCTTCTGGTAATCCATTAGCTCAAAAATCCCTTGTTCGAAGTCGATTTGTAGCTCGGTCATATCCAGATATTCTTCAGGCCCTTCCCCTTGATGATCAAATACCCTCACAGCTTTGCCGGACTTATCAAAAACAAGCATTTTTTGTTGCCTAGAATCAAAAATGTAGAGCAACTCCCCGTCAGGAGAAACGACTAATTTCCGGAGAAAGGAAATCATGTGTTTCTCTGCCGATTCCAAAAAAGTAATACCTTCGATTTGAAGGTCTTCCGGCCATTCAAATGATTTTGATCCATTCACTAGTATAGGAATTGATTGGTTAGTTTTTTCCTGGGCTTTTGATATTTTTTGTTCCGGTTGAGAAGATGAGCAGGCAAAATACAGCAGTCCGGTAAAGAGTGGATAAAGACGAAGTAAAGTGGTGTATCGGATTGGCACTTTAGTGGGGGTTGGAATGGATAAAAAGATGCCGTGCAAAGAGATTAACTAGCACGGCATGGAAGTGTCAAGGCTGGACTAGTTTAGCATAGTCCTGGGCCATGATAACAATGGTCGTGGCGTAGCCAGACCCCATCCCCAAGATAATAGCGATCAGTATAATCCAATATCTTGTAGTTGTATCCTCCAGGAGGCGGCATATTGGCCTCAGAGGCAGAAGGCCAAGCTAAAAATAGCAAA from Algoriphagus sp. NG3 encodes the following:
- a CDS encoding 6-bladed beta-propeller — its product is MPIRYTTLLRLYPLFTGLLYFACSSSQPEQKISKAQEKTNQSIPILVNGSKSFEWPEDLQIEGITFLESAEKHMISFLRKLVVSPDGELLYIFDSRQQKMLVFDKSGKAVRVFDHQGEGPEEYLDMTELQIDFEQGIFELMDYQKIKKYDLNTFDYISTDNLGHLPRDKNFRNFVRIDDVLYLWTNLPPNQRVGQEDLGEHHLIKVEDGQISYFVEKQYGVINGQVFYPSPTKNEYNLPPVVGSTDLLTVTKDSVYVKYSLDYGNRGVPKFELENYWERQDEIFNSNYYKPAQNIRETKNHLYFEFAGNRSEYHFTLLDKRTNSIQSIGKPSKRLNPAIIYSDAEYFYAYLIPAFIVNYVESGGDLSETTFFKDLDISKLEKYDNPVIVKFKLP